A single Tenacibaculum sp. Bg11-29 DNA region contains:
- a CDS encoding lysophospholipid acyltransferase family protein encodes MNALLYFIFKVYIKIGLFFYSKKINILGKENIPKKGAILFTANHPNALIDPLLIATNTTRKTYFLVRAAIFKKKIVANFLNLLGMMPIYRIRDGVKQLSKNEEIFNNCQELLKSNESLLIFPEGGHSKKRTIRPISKGFTRIVYRTLDKYPDLKIYVIPVGITYQNSSKYPSEVTVAFGKPIIANDFYNTNDLNSSVKSLKNQVSNQLKKLTVYIEDDENYNTIISKLNNAKTDFTAINNVNLNIKNEDFSIKISSSKTRNLPLFYLIVVNSFFPYLIWKLIHKKIDEIEFIDTFRFGLGMVLFPLFYFLQGWTIYLFFNFKIALLYIIASFLLVLIHTKTSNTKGSN; translated from the coding sequence ATGAACGCATTACTGTATTTTATTTTTAAGGTCTATATAAAAATTGGTTTATTTTTTTATTCAAAAAAAATAAACATATTAGGTAAAGAAAACATTCCTAAAAAAGGAGCCATATTATTTACTGCTAATCACCCTAATGCATTAATAGACCCCCTTTTAATAGCTACAAACACAACAAGAAAAACTTACTTTTTAGTTCGCGCTGCCATTTTTAAAAAAAAGATAGTTGCTAATTTTTTAAATTTATTAGGGATGATGCCTATATATCGTATTAGGGATGGAGTAAAACAGCTATCAAAAAATGAAGAAATTTTTAACAACTGTCAAGAATTATTAAAGAGTAATGAATCTTTACTGATTTTTCCAGAGGGGGGGCATAGTAAAAAAAGAACTATTAGACCTATTAGCAAAGGATTTACACGAATAGTTTACAGAACACTAGATAAATACCCCGATTTAAAGATATATGTTATACCTGTTGGTATAACCTATCAAAACTCTTCTAAATACCCTTCAGAGGTTACTGTTGCATTTGGTAAGCCTATAATTGCAAATGACTTTTACAATACAAACGACTTAAACTCTTCGGTAAAGAGTTTAAAAAATCAAGTTAGCAACCAATTAAAAAAATTGACTGTTTATATTGAAGATGATGAGAATTACAATACTATTATATCTAAATTAAATAATGCAAAAACAGATTTCACAGCTATAAATAATGTGAACTTAAATATAAAGAATGAAGACTTTTCTATTAAAATAAGTTCTTCTAAAACAAGAAATCTTCCTTTGTTTTATCTAATCGTTGTAAATAGTTTTTTTCCTTATTTAATTTGGAAATTGATACATAAAAAAATAGATGAAATTGAATTTATTGATACTTTTCGTTTCGGATTAGGAATGGTTTTGTTTCCTTTATTCTATTTCTTACAAGGCTGGACTATTTATTTATTTTTTAATTTTAAAATAGCTTTACTTTACATTATAGCATCATTTTTATTAGTACTTATTCACACAAAAACATCAAATACAAAAGGCAGTAACTAG